TTTAGTCTAACTCCATGCCAACCTTCTGTTTGGCAGCACACTTTTGCACTGAGATATGGATTTTGTGACAACAGATCAAAGTCTTTGTTTATAatcttaaaatataaaaataaaatctatGAAGAACCTCTGTCACATATCATGTTCTATTATGGTGCATAAGACCATTAGCTAACATGAGTGAAATTTTATTGTATAACTATTAAGCTACaaggaaataaggaataatgTGATTGAGAAACCACGTTTGAGTCGGAGATGTGAGAAAAATTGCATTTAGTGCAGTCTGCACACACATATAAAAGCATATATGTTTCTTGAAAAATTAAGTCCTGGCTAGAAAAGATAAATAATCATATTACTTGTCTGAGTTAACTATAACGAAATCTTAACTGATGCTAAGCTGTTAATTGCAAACCTATAGCAAGTTAACTATAAGCTGAAAGTGCAGAATTCAATCATTTCAAATTgaattaacaatttaacataGCACTTTACTGTCCGAGAAAACTAATTCTCATGCAAGCTAACTATAAGCTGTAAGTGCAGAATTCAATCATGCCAAACTGAATCAACATAGCATTTTACTGTCCGAGAAAACTATTTATCATGCAAGCTAACTATAAGCTGTAAGTGCAGAATTCAATAATTTCAAACTGAATCAACATAGCATTTTACTGTCCGAGAAAAAACTAATTTCCATGCTCTCACCAATTAGGACTTTGCATCTACAAGGAGATAAGCATGGATTTGGCATTTTTCTTTCAAGAGCCTTCAAATAAAACCTAGAATTTAATCCAGATCAATAGGCATAAAATGTGTCCATCCAAAACTTAAATAAGCCCTACTAGTTCAAAAGCTTAACAACTTCCCTGGTAACACAAACTTCAAACACTAGTAACAAGTCTAACAACAAATGCAGGTAGAACTATCAGCTATCAACTTAATTGCTTGGTCGCACAAATCACAGAATTCCGGCATCTCATAGAAATCAGCAACTGATAGTTTGAATTTGCATCAAAGACTTTTCTAATACTACTAATTATTTCACATCTAGGTCCATCCTCAATTATTCATAACGAATTCACACAAAATTCATACATTACTAACCTAATCGGCTATTCGCTTTCAGAAACACAGATATTCATTGCAATCAACATCTCTTACCATTGAAAATTCAGCAAAATATCAGCGAAAACCTAGACATTATTTCCGAGACGAAGTAACCGAATTACTTAAACAAATCACACAATTCTAGAATTTCGTTGAAATTAAAAAatcattttaattcaaaattcaacaaaatatcAACGGAAACGTCTAGAAAAAGAaccagagaggagagagagagatagacCTTCAAGCGCTTAGAATCGACCTCCTTGAGAATGTCAGAGTGAGATCGCTCAACCTGCCGCTTAATCGAGTCCAAATGAGACGACACTGCGTCTTTCAGCTCAGTTATTGAAGACGACACCTCTTTTTGCGCAGCGGCGAAGATTCCATCGGTGATTTCCGGCGATTTGCAGCATTTGAGGTCGGAGAATTGAGCGTGAATTCGAAGGATTTCGGCGATGACACGGTAGAATTCTTGCGAGTGTTCACCGTCTTTGCTTCTGGTGGCGGTGTTAGGAAATCAGCTGCCGATGTCTTCTTCGTCGCTGCTCTTCCTCTTGTTTTCATCTCTCTCTCTAACTTTCTCTCTGTTCTGCGTGTGAGTGGTGAATATATGGCGGGAGTACGACTACGAAGTAACGTTTTTATAGGGGGTGACTCATATCAGGGGGTACGAAGTAACGTTTTTGAAACGTGATTGGAGACTCTAAAGTTCTGGGCTGTTGGAAATATGAACCGGGAATATTGTGTGCTTGGGCTTTTAGGTTTGAGTTGTTTTCAAAATGGGCCTTCACAGTTCGTTGGCCAAAACTATGCACAAATGAAGGACTTTTTAAGGGGTCGTTTGGTTCACTGAATTGGAATTTTCTTGTCACTTGTGAAtaggggtgttcatcggtcTAAACCCAGACCGGATTGAAGATTAGAATTTTGATAATTCAAGATCCGGAGACCGGACAGATTATACTTGGACTGGATTGGAAAAATCGGTCCAAATCTCAGACCGGACCCAGACCTCATCGGAAAAAGTCGGTCCAAAACACGGACCGGAACGGTTCCGATATGTTAAAAACAtatttctatatatttttttattttaaaaaaatcttatggtaaaaaagaaaaattatatatatatatataaaggaactAATTGTTGAAGGCCTTTTTTTGcaagctaaaataaaatatatcacaatATGGTACAATATAATAAAGGAGAGAATTAGATTTTTGTATATTATACTCcactttattaaaaaaaatcagtagGTCCATAACCGGGTTTTGGACAGGACAGGACCAAAAACCGTAAAATGATATTTCTCGACCCAGAGACCGGTCTGATCCAGTCTAATCAGCGTCGGTCCGATCCGGTCCATTTTTTCAGTCGAACCAATTTTAACACACCCCTACTGGTGAGTTAGTAATAGACAAATTGTACTAAAATGTTATGAGTACTAATCATGTCTAAAACACGTTTCAATATTCACTTCTATGTTGTAAATTCTGATTTGTGATTCCCATCTATGATTCTAGGTCCGCCCTTTAGTGAACTAGTCCATGAAGAGCATAAACCAATCATAGGAGCAAAATCTTTGCCTACAAAATGGAAACATGCTAAGAACGCAATTAGATCAAAGAAATATGGAGCAAAGAGTTTAAGCATGGAGAAGCTCAATGAGCTAAATATGGAAACTCCGGGTTCAATTTGGAGTTTGAAGAGGTTGATGAAGCACATTAGATCTTCTGGTTTGTCCCCACTTTCGAAGAATGTTTATGAATTTGGAACAGCTGAAGCTGAGATTACAAGTGAGTGGCAAGCTAGAAGTACTGCCAAACGCATCTTCAAGAACGTAGCAAAATGTGGTGCCAAGTAAGTCAATATCATTTACTCCCtcggtcttttttttttctttacgtttgatatatttcacgcgttttaacgattaattaatgtgtgttgagattcttttattttttttatttaaacaagacaaattatgtttatttataatgttttcacttttatcaaaattctgatattggaaatATGAGAAACATTTAATgccccaatgaaaaagtgtgagagattaaatactCAATGAATTTAACtggttaaaataattattgaacACAGATTTTGATAGAATTATTAGggtatttatgtgataatataaaagaaaatgtaaagcacattttgaaataccaaaaaggaaaatgtaaaaaacaaaaagagacggagggagtatgttttaAGAATTCAGGATATATACAATCGCGATTTTGATAACCTTGACTGGTAATATTTTGGAAGGTATATTGAGGAGGAGGATCTATCAAGGTTCTTGAAGAGGAACGAAATTCATGAAATATTCCCTCTTTTCGAAGGAGCATTAGAGACCGGAAGAATCACCAGATCCTCTTTTAGAAATTGGGTGGTAAGTTTTATGCTATACCTTCTTTATGTGAAAGATTATATTGTATCCCTATTTCATGACAAAGAAATTAAACTTCCATTTACCGACTTACGGTGATTGAAGGTAAGGACTTATTTCGAAAGAAAGGCTCTAGCACATTCTCTAAACGATACTAAATCAGCAGTGAAACAACTTCACAAGATAGCTTCAGCAATTGTCAGTGTGATAATCTTTGTGGTGTTTCTTTTGCTGATGGGATTAGCATCAACGAAAGTAGTCGCGTTTGTCATCACACAGATGATAGTGCTAGGAGTCATCTTTAACAACAGTTGCAAAATCATTTTCGACTGTATAATGTTTGTCTTTGTCATGCACCCTTTTGATATTGGAGATCGTTGTAAAGTTGATGGTGTTCAGGTACGCTAACTAGTTTCTTTGATGTTGGTAATCTTGCTTGTTTTAGggccctgttctgttcaccttattttcacttatttcaggaaaaataagttcagataagttcagtttagttcagataagttcagataagataagttcagttaagttcagataagttcatataagataaattcaggaaaaataagggttagtcaaagtacaatttataactaaaataagttttgataagttcaaataagttcagttaagttcagataagttcaggaaaaataaatggaaatcaggtgaatagaacgcagccttAGTTGCAATTAATTCAGATTTAGTTGTTGCGTACTTGCAGATGATTGTAGAAGAGATGAATATACTAACAACAGTTTTTCTGAGGTATGACATGGAGAAGATATACTATCCGAATTCAGCTTTATTAACAAAGGCAATAAGTAATTTTTACAGAAGTCCAGACATGTGGGATACAATTCCTATCACCATAGATATGTCCACTCCGCTTGTAACTATAAACGCGCTTAAGAAGGCGACACAAAGGTAAGACTGCTAAtctatatctatactaatatattaaaaggcgttttaaaaaacgtatacgtgtcacgtacAACTCTCCTTGTTACGCAAGGATCGAACACCaaacctctttgttaaaagttacacgtattaccatcttaaccaactacaacttatgtCATATCTTCCCATATAAGcctatatattctttttaccataaacaatacattgaataaaagtgaatgcaaaaaaagaaatgagtacttaattcataaatgtacaattattattttgaagAAAAGTATCCGactttgtttagatttttggaTGTGGGGTTTAATCGGGGAGTTTGTTGATCGACCACTAATCTTATGTCACCACCATAATTTGATGATGACACCATCTCTACGTGCACATATTTAAAAGTCAAAacccgaataaaagtcaaaacccaGGCCAACGTCCGGGTTACATACTAATTATCACATAATCCATGTAGGATTGTGACACGTATTAATTATCACAACACTAATATGTGCGTATTTTTCCAAATGCAGCTATATTGATAGCAAGCCAAATCATTGGAACTCAAAACATAGTTTCGTAGTCACTGAGATTGAAGACCTCAACAAGATGAAGATGAGATTATCAGTGCAACATACCATCAACCACCAAAACATTATTGAACGCAACGTTCGATTAGGTGATCTCATTTTGGATTTGAAGAAAAATTTGGAGACCCTTGGTATCAAATATCATCTTCTTCCACAAGAGGTTCACCTTACCCATCTCAACATCGACAATCCGTCCCCAACACTAGGGACGAACAAAAGTATTTGAACATTTGAATTTCCCATCCTTGCCTGACccgaaaatatcattttttacATTTTCGTATCAGATATCCGACCCATGCTCAGCCCTACCATCTTGATATCCAATAGTGTTTTGTAAATGTGTTACTCTCTCACGAATAAATCTTGAATAGGTATGTGTCCAAATATAACACGTGGCTATTCAAGAAAATTCTCTATGTTTTACAGCCCAAAATAGTGTCAAAGTGTCCAAGATCATCCAATGTAGACAGGTACTTGAGTGAAATGAAGAGACAGAATTTCAAACTACATTTGTGTAATCTATTAAGAAAACTTTCATGCTTTTCTGCTCAATGTATTTCTCAAAGAAACAATAAAAagaacggttttttcatgaaatgcccctgaggtttcacgaaattcaccaaatacccctgcgtgtttcaaaatacataatatacccctatttttccgTACAGTTCATAAAATACACTTGGATTTAACGTCCGTTAGTCTTCCGTTAGCAGGATTTTACGTTTTTGCCCTTATATGGCTTTCTTCCCCATTCATCTGCAAacgttctctctcctcccactcAACCCACCTACCAaaactctctctctcctcccactgAACCAACACCACTCCTCACCTCACCGCCGTCACCATCTTCAACCCCGCTTCTGTCGCCTACCACTCCTCACGGCCTTTGCCTACCTCGCCGGAGCTAATGAGAGAGAAGTAGAACAAATTGGGTAACGTAGAAAGAGGAGTGACCGTCGTTGGGCGGAGATGACGGAGGAGGGACAACACCCGAAACTTCCGTTGTTGACGCGGGCAGAGGTCATGGTGGGCGAATTCGACGGCGATTTCGGAGGGAGAAATTAGGGCTTTGAGAGCGGTTTGATCTTGTTGTGGTTGTTGGTGGAGGGGGAGGTGATTGGACTGATTGAGCTCATATATCAATTGCTACATCCCTTGATATAATTACTTTAATTCACTATGAAGTGAGGAACTGCTAGAATTACTTGTAAAACAATCTCGGAAATCGAAGATTGAGGTCAGCTTGAATGACCAATGTGCCATGGAGAGGGTGATTTTGATCTTAAACCAATTTGAGAACGAGTTTGAGCCCGAAAAGGGACTGATAAAACGCGTTCTTGATTATGTGTTAAAAATTTAACAATTTTGGTTGCTAACATTAGGACTTGCGATTTTGTgcgtttattttttaaaaaaaattcctgATTTTGCTTGAATTTTTTGCGTTTTATTTTGTATGTTAAAGGAGTGAAAttctttatttgtttaattttgtCGATTGAAGTATATCCAGCTTATTCAATTTTTCGAATTGATTTAGCTCAAATTGATTTTGTACATAATCTTCAATGTGTATAATgaatttgatttatttttcgttaGTTCTTTTGGTCTGACTGGTTTTTCTGGAGGAAACTTTCTGACATAAACAATTAAGCTCGAAGTGTTTAGAAGACAGTGGTTTGGCTTTGAATTATCACTCCGTACTCGATAAACTACAATAGTTTCCTTCAATGTTGATTGGctgtaaataaaaaataacactGTTTCTTTCATTCTGatcattttgtaaaagaaaaaGTCTGTAATTGGGCCTATTCATCACATTGGCCACGAGCCTTCAATAAAAATGCAGCCaaacttatcaaaaaaaattcacttaggaaatggggaatgagtgttagaCTATTAGTTGCAGGAGTGAGAAGAAATAGACCTAGATATGACGCATAGGAAAGGCGATGCGAAGGCCTTGGGTTTAGAATTTTGTTGTCGGAATCATTGTTGAAGGATTCAAGTTTTTGATTCGGTTTGGGATGACAATAGATATGACTCTTACATATGATCAATTAGGGATGAAAGATGATTCGttttttgaattagaactcatGTCTAATTAGGAAATGAAAGGGTAAACATGCAGCAATTCGAGTGAACACTAGCCTTACTTATAAGCAGCAAGAACATAACGGCTATATTGTAATAAAACTAGCCGTTAGATtcaaattctgcagtttaataggagtttgggtatttggtgcaattttttttataaatagatGTATAATATGCAAAAATTTTATATataggtgtatttggtgaattataaacatgacttaacggaggactaacggaaaaccataataggggtatttggtgaacagtacggaaaaaataggggtattctatgaattttgaaacgcgcaggggtatttggtgcattattgcaaacctcaggggcatttcatgaaaaaaccgtaaaaaGAAAGACATAATTCCCCTGTGTGTTCCATTGTTTGTATAACAACCTAGTTAAGAATTGCAGCTTCCATTAAGATAATTGTGCAAAATCGCGAAAATAGGGTATAAAAAAGAATGAAAGAATATTCAGAAAGAAATACAAATGATAAAAGGATTAGAAAAGATGATAAATAGCCCCCAGTTACTTGCATCTTGCCCCAACAAACTGGGAGTGAAACTACAGAGAAGATATATATCAAGTTCAACTGCTGTAAAATATGTAATATGAACATGCTTCTCTGAGTTCTTTCTTGTGCAGAACATCCATATTCTGGTAAGACTTTTCTCTGATAAATATCATATGGTGCATTAGCCAAAATCAGAAGCCTTCTTTGAGTTAACTCTCTAAGGGGAAAAATAAATTAGGTTAAAGGTACTGAGTTTGTATCCTCTCTCTATTCTGCTCCCACCACATCTTTGCATGCACTTCACCAAATTTTTCGCGGCTGCATAAGCATACGTCAAAGTTAGAGATCTACCAGAGTGAAGCAACTGAATAACAAGTGTTTATGGTAGGAGTTTGGTTTATTTTCCTGTGTTGTTGCTGATGAAACTTACCATATTTTAGTCTCTAGTCTACTATATTAATCAACTTAATGGTTACATTAGTTTATGGTAACAACTTCTTGGTTATATTAATCAACTGAATGGTGTGTTTTTCTCTGTTGTTGCTGATGAATTTTTCCATATTTTGGTCTCTAGTCTACTGTATTAATCAACTTAATGGTCACATTAGTTTCTGGCCAAATCTGGTTTGGGTTTTATCAATTTTAATCAGGTATTAATCATACAGCAAGAGAACATTTATACTGAAGTTGACTGCAGGACTTCAgggaatatgaaataaagaactgAAAAATTCTATAGGGTGGAAGTATGGTatatttttctttgttgttgCTAATGAAAACTTACCATATTTTGGTCTGTAGTTTACTATATTAATCAACTTAAGGGTCACATTGGTTTCTGGACGAATCTGGTTTGGGTTGGATCATTTTAATTAGGTATTAGTCATACAGCAAGAGAACTTTTATACTGCAGTTGACTGTAGGGTTTCAGAGACAACTGAATAACAAGTCATTATGGTAGAAGTGTGGTGTATTTTCCTGTGTTGTGGCTGATGAAATTTACCATATTTTGATCTGTAGTTTACTATAGTAATCAACTTAATGGTCACATCAGTTTCTGGTTTGGGTTGAATCGTTTTAATTAGGTATTAGTCATACAGCAAGAGAACTTTCATACTGAAGTTGAATGCAGAGC
This Spinacia oleracea cultivar Varoflay chromosome 6, BTI_SOV_V1, whole genome shotgun sequence DNA region includes the following protein-coding sequences:
- the LOC110791048 gene encoding mechanosensitive ion channel protein 10, which translates into the protein MDRRRTSSDQVIINLPEVTLQSNPSLPNNYSNANTINVELQGDQLKKHPHSINSLRRRATIRRLSFSKPQSRNTEFNYTHPKKNVTKEFSERDKTGTAVWDEEINNNIFNGVDRSSTDSSSDSSSEEEDEGEEEEKIEGQQYNKINKKKRKIHWKRVVELSIFFVILTCSILSITMHTLRNHHVKGLFPWWWCFLAMVVFSGRLCSGWLVSLLVFLIERNFMLREKVLYFVYGLRKSIQSCIWLALVLFAWTCMFDAKVHHNNKEVKRVSRLLVAILVGAIIWLVKIAMVKSLASSFHVRTYFDRMKESVFHHCILDRLSGPPFSELVHEEHKPIIGAKSLPTKWKHAKNAIRSKKYGAKSLSMEKLNELNMETPGSIWSLKRLMKHIRSSGLSPLSKNVYEFGTAEAEITSEWQARSTAKRIFKNVAKCGAKYIEEEDLSRFLKRNEIHEIFPLFEGALETGRITRSSFRNWVVRTYFERKALAHSLNDTKSAVKQLHKIASAIVSVIIFVVFLLLMGLASTKVVAFVITQMIVLGVIFNNSCKIIFDCIMFVFVMHPFDIGDRCKVDGVQMIVEEMNILTTVFLRYDMEKIYYPNSALLTKAISNFYRSPDMWDTIPITIDMSTPLVTINALKKATQSYIDSKPNHWNSKHSFVVTEIEDLNKMKMRLSVQHTINHQNIIERNVRLGDLILDLKKNLETLGIKYHLLPQEVHLTHLNIDNPSPTLGTNKSI